CCAGCGTGTTGGCCAGCACCCGCGGATCGCTGTCGCCGAACTCGGTGACCACGGCGGGCACGTTCGTGCGTTCGACGAACGAGTCCGCGTTTTTCCAGGTCGTATCGTGCTGTGCGGAGCACACTCCGACCAGCTGTTCTGGTAGCCCCAGGTAGATGGCGGCTTGGCTGGCTATGCAGTAGTCGTGGAACGAGAACACCACCTGCTCCGCGGCTATCCGGGGTGTCAGTGGTGGCTCGGCCATGTGGGTGGGCATCAGCTGGTTCCAGGTGGCGTTGGGTTCCCAGAACACCGGAACGTCCGGATCGGTCCGACGGATCCGGGCGGTCAGCTTCTCGTGCACCTCCTGGTACCTGCGGTCGAAGGCCGGGCAACCGGCCGGGAAGCAGCTCGGGAACGCGGCACCGGGCCAAGGCTCGTTCAGCAGTTCGATGCCGAGCACCGCCGGTTCGTCAGAGACGCGTTCGGCCAACGCGGCCAACGCGTCACCGAGATAATCGATGGCCCCGTCGCTGTTGCTCCACACCTCGCTCCACGCCTTGTTCATGCTGGGCATCAGGTAGTACAGCGGAAAACCCGGATTCGGTTCTCCCGGAAACGGCTCGGTTTCCACCGCCCAGTCGGGAAACCCGTTTCCGCCCCAGTCGGGGCCGAGCCCGTCCTGGTGGTTGTCGAGCAGGACGTGTATTCCCTCCTCGCCCAGGGTGTCGACAACCTGGGCCACCCGGTCCAGGTAGGCCTCGTCGACATCACCGCTTCGTGGCATCAGGCCGTCGAACGAGACACCGAGCCGGACGGTGTTGAAACCGTGTCCGGCGAGGAGTTCGGCGTCACGAGCGGTGACCGTGAAACCGTCGCCCGGTCGCACGTAGGGCGCGGTCTTGTCCACGTTGTTCACACCGTGCAGCAGCATCCTGCGGCCGTGCTCGTCGACCAGCCAGCGCCCGGAAACCCGCAGCCCGCTCTGGATCTCCGAAGTCTCCTCGGATTCGGCGTGCCCGGGAACACCGCTGAGCAGCCCCGCCGCCGTCGTCATCGCGAGCAGCGTCGGAATCAGTCGCCGCATGTCCTCTCCCCCGAGTTTCGGCGTCAGTGGTGCCCGAAACTATATGAATAAAATTCATTTATGCCGACTCCGCGGCGACGATTTCACCGGATCGGCGGCAGACCTGCCCCGACTGCGGAGCTCACCGAAACGGTGCACAGTGATCCCTCTTTCCGGCTAGTGAAACACCATCGTCGATCATGTTTTGCCACAGTGGCCCGAAGCGAGGAGAACAGAAGAGCTGTTGAGGGGACTCCGGTGCCAGCAAGGTACATCCCCCGTTCCGTTCCCTCGGATCCACCAGAACCACCTTCGAATCCCTGGGAGAGTTTCGTGCCCGTTGTCGAGATCGACCACAAAACGACCGGATACAACCTCGGACACGCGTACTGGCTGGCCCGGGCGGCCAGGCTTTCCTACGAGGACGAGTCTTCGATACGCGAGAAGATCGCGGAATGGGGATTCGACCGTTGCCGGTACTTCCACAGTGAGTTGGATTCCTCGCTTCCCATCGAGGACACACAAGGCTTCGTCGCCGCCAGCGCCGACATGATCATCGTGGCCTTCCGAGGGACCGAGCCGAAGCAGCTCAAGGACTGGCTGTCCGACGCCAACGCGCTCGTGGAATCCGGCCCTGCGGGCAGGGGCAAGGTGCACCAGGGATTCAGCCAGGCCCTGGATTCGGTGTATCAGGATGTGAAAGCAGCGGTAGACGAGTTTCGGGACAACGATCAGACACTGTGGTTCATCGGTCACAGCCTCGGCGGAGCCCTTGCCATGCTCGCCTCGGCACGCATGTACTTCGAGGATCCAGGGCTGCTCGCCGACGGCGTCTACACCTTCGGCCAACCACGTACCTGCGACAGGGGACTGGCCGGTGACTACGACGAGGTGTTCACCGACCGGACCTTCCGATTCGTCAACAACAACGACATCGTGGCTCAGGTCCCCCCGGAACCCGTTTTCCACCACGTGCAGCACGTCCGCTATTTCGATACCGACGGCGAGCTGCACCATCGGATCTCCACATTCGACGGTCTGACCGACAGCCTCGCGGGCTTCACCTCGGACGTGTCCGCTCCCGCGAGTGACGGTCTCCGTGACCACTTCGTGGACAACTACGTGGCACTGCTGGAAGCGAAGGTGAGCTGAGACGGAGCACCGCACAGCGGGTCGTTCGCGGCCCGCGGCTCCGCCCCGGCTCGGCGTAGCCGAAATGCGACCTCGCTCCGCTCGGGGGACCGTGGCGGTGGAGGGGTGCGATGACTGGGGAGACCACCTATCGGATCACTGTCGGGATCGACGGCTCACCGGCCTCGAAAGCGGCACTCCGCTGGGCGGTTCGGCAGGCCGAACTCACCGGCGGGGAAATAACGACCGTGATCGCCTGGGACTACCCACCGATCTACGGTTGGGAAGTACCGAACGGTGCGGATCTCGACAACGACGCGGCACGGATCCTCAACGCCGTGCTCGCGGAGACCTTCGGCGACGAGGCATCCGTTTTCCCGCACCGCGAGGTGGTCCAGGGCCATCCGGCCAGAGCGCTGCTGGACGTGGCGAACGAGACGGCGGCCGCACTGATCGTCGTGGGCAACAGCGGTCACGGCGGTTTCACCGGCGCGTTGCTGGGATCGGTCAGCCAGCACTGCGTGGCCCGTGCCCGCACACCGGTCGTGGTGGTACGGGCTGAGCAGCACGACGGCTCCGGATGAGGTACGAGGAATCCACGGCAACCGCTCCCGCTCCTGGCCAGCTACGAACCGGTCGAAAGCACGGGAGGTCCCGATGAGTACCGAGCAGGAACGAGTGGTCGTCGGGGTGGACGGGTCCGCGGGCGCCGCGGAAGCACTGTCATGGGCACTGCGCTACGCCTCCAACAGCGGAGCGGAGATCACCGCCTTGATCGCCTGGGCACACCCGAGCTACTACGGCTTGGGCGCTCCGATTCCGGAGGAGGACTTCGACCAGCGGGCCGAACAGCAGTTGGCGCGGGCGGTCGCCGACGCCGTCAGCCAGCTCGGAGTCGATGTCGGTGTACAGCAACGAGTGGTGCGGGGAATTCCCGCGCGAGCCCTGCTGGACGCGGCCGAGGACGCCGATCTGCTGGTCGTGGGCAGCCGGGGGCACGGGGGTTTCACCGGCGCGTTGCTCGGATCGGTCGGTCAACACTGCGTACACCACGCGCCGTGTCCGGTGGTCGTGGTACGCGAACGCGGCGAATAGCGGACCCTGTTGACGCGGCTCTCGCCGCGCTCACTCGGTGTGACCTCTCGCGAATCCTCACCCCGGAGGCCGGACATCGAGCAGCGGGTTCACTCACGCACGTTCGAAAGCGTTCAGGTGCCCGTTCACGACGAATGGGACTGCTCGATCGCTCGTGAAACGACATCATGGCCTGGACATGAATCGTCGCCACGGGCGAATTCGAAGGGTTGGCAGCGATGAGCGCGGAGCGGACCGGCAAGGTCGTCGTCGGATTCGACGAACTCGAACACTCACGGCAGACGGTACGGTGGGCCGCTTTCGAAGCGGCCAGCAGACAGCGGACGCTGCTGATCGTCCGCGCCATCCCCGTACCGTTGGAACAGATCACCCGCATACACCTGCCCAGTGAGGCGGTGGAGTCCGAACCGCTGCGCACCGAATCGGAGAACGAACTCCGGGCCATGGTGGCCGAGTGTCGTGCGGAACTTCCGCGGCTGGAAATGGAAACCTCGATACGGATGGGGCACCCGGCCAAGATTCTCGGCGAGGCCGCGGAGGGGGCCGAGATGTTGGTGCTGGGACCCCCGGAGCAGACACAGCCCTGGCGGGTGCTGCTCGGCTCCACCTCTGCCGAACTGGTTCGCACCGCCGAGCTTCCCGTGGTGGTGGTTCGGGGCGAGCGGGAGAACGAACGGATCACCAATAGCCCGGACGAGTTCACCAGAGTGGTGGTGGGTGTCGACGGTTCCCGAGGCAGCCAACGTGCCATCGAGTTCGCCTACGAGTTCGCCTTCCGCCACGACGCTGAACTGATCGCCCTGTTGGCGTGGAACGAGATCCGCAAGTACGCCCTGTCCGTCTCCGCGCGGCGCAAACTCAACTGGGAAGAGGCGCACGAGACCTGTCAACGGGTGCTTTCGGAATCGGTGGCCGGACAACGTGAGAATTATCCGGACGTCGTGCTGCGGAGCGAGGTGGTGACCAATGAGGGAGCCGCGGACGCGTTGTTCTCCGCCTCGGAACAGGCCGATCTGTTGGTCGTGGGCAGCCACGGCAGGGGACCGATCAGATCGAGCCTGCTCGGCTCGGTCAGCTACGCCGTCGCACACTACGCACAGTGCCCGGTGGCCGTGGTCCACTGACGTTCTCCCGGGCACCGGTGCGCTGACGGCAGTGGGTGCATCCGCGGAAACCGAGCGGAGCAAGCCCCGCGGCGTTACTAGGTGTGGAAGTAGGCCGGTTCACCGGTGGACTGCTCGACGTCGGCGATGGAATCGTCCAGCAACTGGTGCGCCAGCTGTGACAGCGCACGCGAGGCGGCGAGTTCGGCACCGATCCGCGGAATGTTGCTGTCGTGCGGATTGCGGCGGGCCAAGCCGTTGGCCCGGACCTCCGGCTGGTGCTGCCGGTGCAGTCTGGCCTCGGCGTGTGTTCGGTCCTCGCGTTCGTCGATGAAAATCGTCACCGACCATTCCTCTGTGGCGATCATGATCTTCTTCCCTTCGCCCACGAGTACTCGGAAGCGCTTCTTCCGGGCCCGTCCGGTGCTGTACGGGTCCCGATGCTGTACGGATCTCGCATCCGAATCGCCGACATTGTCCGGACGGGAATCATCGGGCTCACATTCGTGCGGCTGCCCGGTGTCCCCATGATGGTGGGCACACCGTTATCACCACAAGTGATCGAGTTGTTGACGGAAAGACCGCACCAATTTTTGCGAATATTACTCACGCACCGCGGGAATTCCGCGCAGCTGAGTAGCCAGTGCCCAGATCACCACCACGTCCACCGCGATGATCAATACCGACCACAACGGTTGGAACGGGATGAACAGGAAATTGCCCAACGCGCTCACCGCGACGATCACGATACCGGTGACGCGCGCCCAGCGCCGTCGCGACAGCAGCGCCGCACCGGTGGCTCCGACCAGCAGGCCCAGCGCCACGTGCACCCATCCCCAAGCCGTGATGTCGGCACCGAAGAAGTAACCCCCGGCAACCACGTAGAACGAACTCTGCAGCAGTGCCGTGAGGCCGACAACGACGTGGAAAAGCCCGATGATCACCATCAGCACGCTGGCGAACATCTCCACACCGCTGGCCAGGACTCCGTGGGAACGGTCGACCGGGGATCCGGTCCCGTGCTCGGCGTGTGCCATCTGCCAACACTCCCCCATCAAACGTAGCCGGTGATTCGGATCCGTTTCGTCAAGCGGCACCGGCTGAACACCGCTGCAGCAGAACAACGGAAACGGGCCGATCGACGAGTTCAGCCTAGGCAGGACACATCACGCCCCATAGGGCACAAGGTCCCGTGGGAGCGGCGCCGCACGACCGCTGGCGTGCGGAGGCGTCAACCGCGTGTCGTGACCTCGTCAACCGGGAACGAATGACATAAGACCCTTCGGAAGCGCCACCGGTCACGACGATGCTTGCGGTGACGACACCACGGCCTGGGAGGTGGGCCATGCTCGATCGGTACGAACGGCGCAGGCTGGACGAGATCGAGCACCAGCTCAGCGGTGACGACCCCCACCTGGCCGAACTCATGAGCAACGAGGGTTCCCGCCGGTCTCGCGGGCTGCGGTTCAACCTCCGCACGGGGATAATCGTCTTCTCCTACGCGTGCGCGCTGCTGTGCCTGGTGCTCGGTGAAGGAGCGGGCTTCTTCCTGGGGGTCGCGCTCGCGACCGTGATGATCGGGCTGTACGACTGGACGATGCGTGCCGTTTGAACCACTGCGGCCCGGTCCGAAACCGTTGCGCCCCGTTCCAAAGGCACGGCCCGGTCACGGGACTCAGCTGTGAACCGGCCGCAGCAGCCCCGGTTCCAGCTCGGCCGGTGCGGCGATTCCGGCCAGCGCCATGGTGATGTCGAGCTCGGCCACCAGGTGTTCGAGCACGGTTCGTACCCCCTCGGCACCCCCCGCGGCCAGTCCGTAGGCATAGGGCCTGCCGATGCCTGCCGCGGTCGCGCCGAGCGCCAGAGCCTTGCACGCGTCCGCGCCAGTGCGGATCCCGCTGTCGAACAACACGGGGATCCGGTCGTCGACTTCGGCCACGATGCCGGGCAAGGCGTCCAGCGCCCCGAGAGCGCCGTCGA
This portion of the Actinopolyspora lacussalsi genome encodes:
- a CDS encoding nucleotide-binding universal stress UspA family protein (product_source=COG0589; cath_funfam=3.40.50.620; cog=COG0589; pfam=PF00582; superfamily=52402), whose amino-acid sequence is MSAERTGKVVVGFDELEHSRQTVRWAAFEAASRQRTLLIVRAIPVPLEQITRIHLPSEAVESEPLRTESENELRAMVAECRAELPRLEMETSIRMGHPAKILGEAAEGAEMLVLGPPEQTQPWRVLLGSTSAELVRTAELPVVVVRGERENERITNSPDEFTRVVVGVDGSRGSQRAIEFAYEFAFRHDAELIALLAWNEIRKYALSVSARRKLNWEEAHETCQRVLSESVAGQRENYPDVVLRSEVVTNEGAADALFSASEQADLLVVGSHGRGPIRSSLLGSVSYAVAHYAQCPVAVVH
- a CDS encoding endoglycosylceramidase (product_source=KO:K05991; cath_funfam=3.20.20.80; cleavage_site_network=SignalP-noTM; ko=KO:K05991; pfam=PF00150; superfamily=51445), which encodes MRRLIPTLLAMTTAAGLLSGVPGHAESEETSEIQSGLRVSGRWLVDEHGRRMLLHGVNNVDKTAPYVRPGDGFTVTARDAELLAGHGFNTVRLGVSFDGLMPRSGDVDEAYLDRVAQVVDTLGEEGIHVLLDNHQDGLGPDWGGNGFPDWAVETEPFPGEPNPGFPLYYLMPSMNKAWSEVWSNSDGAIDYLGDALAALAERVSDEPAVLGIELLNEPWPGAAFPSCFPAGCPAFDRRYQEVHEKLTARIRRTDPDVPVFWEPNATWNQLMPTHMAEPPLTPRIAAEQVVFSFHDYCIASQAAIYLGLPEQLVGVCSAQHDTTWKNADSFVERTNVPAVVTEFGDSDPRVLANTLERADSRFVGWHYWHYESIFGPDPGEDPFRSEIGDQLVRTYPQATAGTPESMRFDATTGQFEYTYRPDPTIPKPTEIYVSDRHYESGYSVTVRGGRLTSEPGARTVTVEATGTETVRVRIRDS
- a CDS encoding nucleotide-binding universal stress UspA family protein (product_source=COG0589; cath_funfam=3.40.50.620; cog=COG0589; pfam=PF00582; superfamily=52402), with the protein product MSTEQERVVVGVDGSAGAAEALSWALRYASNSGAEITALIAWAHPSYYGLGAPIPEEDFDQRAEQQLARAVADAVSQLGVDVGVQQRVVRGIPARALLDAAEDADLLVVGSRGHGGFTGALLGSVGQHCVHHAPCPVVVVRERGE
- a CDS encoding triacylglycerol lipase (product_source=KO:K01046; cath_funfam=3.40.50.1820; ko=KO:K01046; pfam=PF01764; superfamily=53474); protein product: MPVVEIDHKTTGYNLGHAYWLARAARLSYEDESSIREKIAEWGFDRCRYFHSELDSSLPIEDTQGFVAASADMIIVAFRGTEPKQLKDWLSDANALVESGPAGRGKVHQGFSQALDSVYQDVKAAVDEFRDNDQTLWFIGHSLGGALAMLASARMYFEDPGLLADGVYTFGQPRTCDRGLAGDYDEVFTDRTFRFVNNNDIVAQVPPEPVFHHVQHVRYFDTDGELHHRISTFDGLTDSLAGFTSDVSAPASDGLRDHFVDNYVALLEAKVS
- a CDS encoding nucleotide-binding universal stress UspA family protein (product_source=COG0589; cath_funfam=3.40.50.620; cog=COG0589; pfam=PF00582; superfamily=52402), translating into MTGETTYRITVGIDGSPASKAALRWAVRQAELTGGEITTVIAWDYPPIYGWEVPNGADLDNDAARILNAVLAETFGDEASVFPHREVVQGHPARALLDVANETAAALIVVGNSGHGGFTGALLGSVSQHCVARARTPVVVVRAEQHDGSG
- a CDS encoding vacuolar-type H+-ATPase subunit I/STV1 (product_source=COG1269; cog=COG1269; superfamily=103473; transmembrane_helix_parts=Outside_1_14,TMhelix_15_37,Inside_38_38,TMhelix_39_61,Outside_62_64,TMhelix_65_87,Inside_88_93,TMhelix_94_111,Outside_112_115,TMhelix_116_133,Inside_134_144) codes for the protein MAHAEHGTGSPVDRSHGVLASGVEMFASVLMVIIGLFHVVVGLTALLQSSFYVVAGGYFFGADITAWGWVHVALGLLVGATGAALLSRRRWARVTGIVIVAVSALGNFLFIPFQPLWSVLIIAVDVVVIWALATQLRGIPAVRE
- a CDS encoding hypothetical protein (product_source=Hypo-rule applied; pfam=PF08962; superfamily=143212): MIATEEWSVTIFIDEREDRTHAEARLHRQHQPEVRANGLARRNPHDSNIPRIGAELAASRALSQLAHQLLDDSIADVEQSTGEPAYFHT
- a CDS encoding hypothetical protein (product_source=Hypo-rule applied; pfam=PF11239; transmembrane_helix_parts=Inside_1_46,TMhelix_47_81,Outside_82_88); translated protein: MLDRYERRRLDEIEHQLSGDDPHLAELMSNEGSRRSRGLRFNLRTGIIVFSYACALLCLVLGEGAGFFLGVALATVMIGLYDWTMRAV